One window from the genome of Amycolatopsis sp. NBC_01480 encodes:
- a CDS encoding RDD family protein yields the protein MQEESDLVTGEAVVLDLRVAKLASRGVAMLLDVLVQGALLLIAVLVLVFTMPSADSSLTVALLLTLFVLIVIGYPVLFETLSRGRSLGKLALGLRVVRLDGGPIRFRHALTRALAGFFVDFWALGFLGAVAVIVSLTSSDGRRVGDFLAGTLVIRERVPESAQAYVVMPVGLEAWASQLDLSRLPDDLALASRQFLGRYHELRPDAAASLGQGLAYQVANAVGVALPYGMPPWTFLQAVLAERRNRDQARLAPAYGRPAPVPGYVPQPGLAPGFAPQPGYAQQPVSPQQPGVTSGYVPEPPRPEPDNPFTPPS from the coding sequence GTGCAGGAAGAGTCCGATCTCGTCACCGGCGAAGCCGTGGTGCTGGACCTGCGGGTGGCCAAGCTCGCCAGCCGCGGGGTCGCGATGCTGCTCGACGTCCTCGTGCAGGGCGCGCTGCTGCTGATCGCCGTGCTGGTGCTGGTGTTCACCATGCCCAGCGCCGATTCGTCGCTGACCGTGGCGCTGCTGCTCACCCTGTTCGTGCTGATCGTGATCGGCTACCCGGTGCTGTTCGAGACGCTCAGCCGCGGCCGCTCGCTCGGCAAGCTGGCGCTGGGTCTGCGCGTGGTCCGCCTCGACGGCGGCCCGATCCGCTTCCGCCACGCCCTGACCCGCGCGCTGGCCGGGTTCTTCGTGGACTTCTGGGCGCTCGGCTTCCTGGGCGCGGTGGCGGTGATCGTCTCGCTGACCTCGTCGGACGGCCGCCGCGTCGGCGACTTCCTGGCCGGCACGCTGGTGATCCGCGAGCGCGTGCCGGAAAGCGCGCAGGCGTACGTCGTGATGCCGGTGGGCCTCGAGGCGTGGGCCTCGCAGCTCGACCTCAGCCGCTTGCCCGACGACCTGGCTTTGGCGTCCCGGCAGTTCCTCGGGCGGTACCACGAGCTGCGCCCGGACGCGGCCGCGTCGCTCGGCCAGGGGCTCGCGTACCAGGTGGCGAACGCCGTCGGGGTGGCTCTGCCGTACGGGATGCCGCCGTGGACGTTCTTGCAGGCCGTGCTGGCCGAACGCCGCAATCGGGATCAGGCCCGGCTCGCACCGGCGTATGGACGGCCCGCGCCGGTACCGGGTTATGTGCCGCAGCCCGGGCTGGCGCCGGGGTTCGCGCCGCAGCCGGGTTATGCGCAGCAGCCGGTCTCCCCGCAGCAGCCCGGAGTCACGTCGGGTTACGTGCCCGAGCCCCCGCGGCCCGAGCCGGACAACCCGTTCACCCCACCGAGCTGA
- a CDS encoding stage II sporulation protein M — translation MDVDVFVAAHSAEWSRLSELVRRRRLSGAEADELVTLYQRTATHLSIIRSTAPDPALLARLSALVARARSAVTGSHSPAWREVALFFTRRFPAAVYLSRRWWIPAALVSVALMAVLGVWIAGDPQVRASLISPDELKAMTAPGGQYETYYSTGPAASFAAKVWTNNAWVAATCLFLGVALGLPVISALWLNSLNAGVAIGLMSSAGRGDVLLGLLLPHGLLELTAVFIAAGTGLKLGWTVIDPGRRSRSAALGEQGRSVVVIALGLACVLLVSGVIEAFVTPSGWPTWLRIGIGAVVELLFLTYVFTLGRRAAREGEVGDLEAQHAGDALPEAG, via the coding sequence GTGGACGTCGACGTCTTCGTCGCGGCGCACAGCGCGGAGTGGTCGCGGCTCAGCGAGCTGGTACGCCGGCGACGGCTCAGCGGCGCCGAGGCGGATGAGCTGGTGACGCTGTACCAGCGCACGGCGACGCATCTGTCGATCATCCGCTCGACGGCGCCGGACCCGGCCCTGCTCGCGCGCCTGTCCGCGCTGGTGGCGCGGGCGCGCTCGGCCGTCACGGGCTCGCACAGCCCGGCGTGGCGCGAGGTGGCGCTGTTCTTCACCCGCCGGTTCCCGGCGGCGGTTTACCTGAGCCGGCGCTGGTGGATCCCCGCCGCGCTGGTCTCGGTGGCCCTGATGGCCGTGCTCGGCGTCTGGATCGCGGGCGACCCGCAGGTGCGCGCGTCGCTGATCTCGCCGGACGAGCTGAAGGCCATGACCGCGCCCGGCGGCCAGTACGAAACGTACTACTCGACCGGGCCCGCGGCCTCGTTCGCGGCGAAGGTCTGGACGAACAACGCCTGGGTGGCGGCGACCTGCCTGTTCCTCGGCGTCGCGCTCGGGCTGCCGGTGATCAGCGCATTGTGGCTGAACTCGCTGAACGCCGGTGTCGCCATCGGCCTGATGTCCTCAGCCGGCCGCGGCGACGTGCTGCTCGGCCTGCTCCTGCCGCACGGCCTGCTGGAGCTGACGGCCGTGTTCATCGCCGCGGGCACCGGCCTGAAACTCGGCTGGACCGTGATCGACCCCGGCCGCCGCTCCCGCAGCGCCGCGCTGGGCGAACAGGGCCGTTCGGTGGTGGTGATCGCGCTGGGGCTGGCCTGCGTGCTGCTGGTCTCGGGCGTGATCGAGGCCTTCGTGACGCCCTCGGGCTGGCCGACCTGGCTGCGCATCGGCATCGGCGCGGTGGTGGAACTGCTCTTCCTGACCTACGTCTTCACCCTCGGCCGCCGCGCCGCCCGCGAAGGCGAAGTCGGCGATCTCGAGGCCCAGCACGCTGGTGACGCTCTGCCTGAAGCCGGTTGA